In Streptantibioticus cattleyicolor NRRL 8057 = DSM 46488, a genomic segment contains:
- the purE gene encoding 5-(carboxyamino)imidazole ribonucleotide mutase, which yields MGSDSDWPVMEAAAQALDEFEVSYEVDVVSAHRMPREMIAYGEQAAGRGLKAIIAGAGGAAHLPGMLASVTTLPVIGVPVPLKYLDGMDSLLSIVQMPAGVPVATVSVGGARNAGLLAVRMLAAFDPELAERMGHFQEDLNHQATEKGRRLRTKVEGGKNFGFAK from the coding sequence ATGGGGTCCGACTCCGACTGGCCCGTGATGGAGGCCGCCGCCCAGGCGCTCGACGAGTTCGAGGTGTCCTACGAGGTGGACGTGGTCTCCGCGCACCGCATGCCGCGCGAGATGATCGCCTACGGGGAGCAGGCGGCCGGCCGCGGGCTCAAGGCGATCATCGCCGGGGCCGGCGGCGCCGCCCACCTGCCGGGGATGCTCGCCTCGGTCACCACCCTGCCGGTCATCGGGGTGCCGGTGCCGCTGAAGTACCTCGACGGCATGGACTCGCTGCTGTCCATCGTGCAGATGCCGGCCGGCGTCCCGGTGGCCACCGTCTCGGTCGGCGGCGCCCGCAACGCCGGGCTCCTCGCGGTCCGCATGCTCGCCGCGTTCGACCCCGAACTCGCCGAGCGCATGGGCCACTTCCAGGAGGACCTCAACCACCAGGCCACCGAGAAGGGCCGGCGGCTGCGCACCAAGGTGGAGGGCGGCAAGAACTTCGGGTTCGCCAAGTGA
- a CDS encoding 5-(carboxyamino)imidazole ribonucleotide synthase, translated as MEPGNGRYPGRVTFPVVGMVGGGQLARMTHEAGIPLGIRFRLLSDTPQDSAAQVVNDVVVGDYRDLDTLRAFARGCDVLTFDHEHVPTEHLRALQAEGVTVRPGPDALMHAQDKGLMRARLAAIGVPCPRNRIVADPADVAAFAAEGAAEGTDGFPVVLKTVRGGYDGKGVWVVRDVTEAAEPFKAGVPVLAEEKVDFARELAANVVRSPHGQAVAYPVVESVQVDGVCDTVIAPAPGLSGELSAAAQRLALTIAKDLGVVGHLAVELFETRDGRILVNELAMRPHNSGHWTQDGAVTSQFANHLRAVLDLPLGDPRPRARWTVMCNVLGGDFPDMYFAYLHCMARDPGLKIHMYGKDVKPGRKVGHVNTWGDDLADVRERARHAADYLRGTIQE; from the coding sequence ATGGAACCGGGCAACGGCCGATACCCTGGACGGGTGACATTCCCCGTAGTCGGCATGGTGGGGGGCGGCCAGCTCGCGCGTATGACGCACGAGGCGGGCATCCCCCTCGGCATCAGGTTCAGGCTCCTCAGCGACACCCCGCAGGACTCGGCGGCCCAGGTGGTCAACGACGTGGTGGTCGGCGACTACCGCGACCTCGACACCCTGCGCGCCTTCGCCCGCGGTTGCGACGTGCTCACCTTCGACCACGAGCACGTACCCACCGAACACCTGCGGGCCCTTCAGGCCGAGGGCGTCACCGTACGCCCCGGCCCCGACGCCCTGATGCACGCCCAGGACAAGGGGCTGATGCGGGCCCGGCTCGCCGCGATCGGGGTGCCCTGCCCGCGCAACCGCATCGTCGCCGACCCGGCCGACGTCGCCGCCTTCGCCGCCGAAGGGGCCGCCGAGGGCACCGACGGCTTCCCCGTCGTCCTCAAGACCGTCCGTGGCGGCTACGACGGCAAGGGCGTATGGGTCGTCCGGGACGTCACCGAGGCCGCCGAGCCGTTCAAGGCCGGCGTCCCGGTGCTCGCCGAGGAGAAGGTCGACTTCGCCCGCGAACTCGCCGCCAACGTCGTGCGCTCCCCGCACGGCCAGGCGGTCGCCTACCCGGTGGTCGAGTCCGTCCAGGTCGACGGCGTCTGCGACACCGTGATCGCCCCCGCCCCCGGACTGTCCGGCGAACTGTCCGCCGCCGCCCAGCGACTCGCGCTCACCATCGCCAAGGACCTCGGCGTCGTCGGCCACCTCGCGGTCGAGCTGTTCGAGACCCGCGACGGCCGGATCCTCGTCAACGAACTCGCCATGCGCCCGCACAACAGCGGCCACTGGACCCAGGACGGCGCGGTCACCTCGCAGTTCGCCAACCACCTGCGCGCCGTGCTCGACCTGCCGCTCGGCGACCCGCGCCCGCGTGCCCGCTGGACCGTGATGTGCAACGTCCTCGGCGGCGACTTCCCCGACATGTACTTCGCCTATCTGCACTGCATGGCACGCGACCCGGGGCTGAAGATCCACATGTACGGCAAGGACGTCAAGCCAGGCCGTAAGGTCGGGCACGTCAACACCTGGGGCGACGACCTGGCCGACGTCCGCGAACGCGCCCGGCACGCCGCCGACTACCTGCGAGGAACGATCCAAGAGTGA
- a CDS encoding ATP-binding protein has protein sequence MRRRLINSTLAVVLVVIAVFGLSLVIVESRTIESSAKDAVQSDAIQLIGVVENRIAAGEKVSPPALTRQIDSRRYAVVRVPGQPPITLGTPPSGQVVQARRDGVHGESVVVQEPRSVISQEIGRTLLVILAVALLAIAAAVVLAIGQARRLVAPLTDLAETAERLGSGDPRPRHKRYGVPELDRVADVLDASAERIARMLTAERRLAADASHQLRTPLTALSMRLEEIIATDDHDTVKEEATIALGQVERLTDVVQRLLTNSRDPRTGSAVAFDLDEVIKQQLEEWRPAYRGEGRGISRSGTPGLRAVGTPGAVAQVLATLIENALMHGAGAVGIHTRVTGNQVVVEVTDEGQGVPADLGSRVFERTVSGRNSTGLGLAVARDLAEADGGRLELLQGRPPVFALFLAREGAPGAATRPAEDDQGPSPIR, from the coding sequence ATGCGCCGCCGACTGATCAACTCCACCCTGGCCGTGGTCCTCGTGGTGATCGCGGTCTTCGGCCTCTCCCTGGTGATCGTGGAGAGCCGGACCATCGAGAGCAGCGCCAAGGACGCCGTGCAGTCCGACGCCATCCAGCTCATCGGGGTGGTGGAGAACCGCATCGCGGCCGGCGAGAAGGTCTCCCCGCCCGCGCTGACCCGGCAGATCGACTCCCGCCGGTACGCCGTGGTGCGGGTCCCCGGGCAGCCGCCGATCACCCTGGGCACGCCCCCGTCCGGCCAGGTCGTCCAGGCCCGGCGGGACGGGGTGCACGGCGAGTCCGTGGTGGTCCAGGAGCCGCGGTCGGTGATAAGCCAGGAGATCGGCCGCACCCTGCTGGTGATCCTCGCGGTGGCGCTGCTGGCCATCGCCGCCGCCGTGGTCCTCGCCATCGGCCAGGCCCGGCGGCTGGTGGCCCCGCTGACCGACCTCGCCGAGACCGCCGAACGCCTCGGCTCCGGCGACCCCCGCCCGCGCCACAAGCGGTACGGGGTGCCGGAGCTGGACCGGGTCGCCGACGTCCTCGACGCCAGCGCCGAACGGATCGCCCGGATGCTCACCGCGGAACGGCGGCTCGCCGCGGACGCCTCCCACCAGCTGCGCACCCCGCTGACCGCACTCTCCATGCGGCTGGAGGAGATCATCGCCACCGACGACCACGACACGGTCAAGGAGGAGGCGACGATAGCCCTCGGCCAGGTCGAGCGCCTCACCGACGTGGTGCAGCGGCTGCTGACCAACTCCCGCGACCCGCGCACCGGCTCGGCGGTCGCCTTCGACCTCGACGAGGTGATCAAGCAGCAGCTGGAGGAGTGGCGTCCGGCCTACCGGGGTGAGGGCCGCGGCATCTCCCGCTCCGGCACCCCCGGGCTGCGCGCGGTGGGCACCCCCGGCGCGGTCGCCCAGGTGCTGGCCACCTTGATCGAGAACGCCCTGATGCACGGCGCCGGCGCGGTCGGCATCCACACCCGGGTCACCGGCAACCAGGTCGTCGTCGAGGTCACCGACGAGGGCCAGGGCGTCCCCGCCGACCTGGGCTCCCGGGTCTTCGAGCGCACCGTGTCCGGCCGCAACTCCACCGGCCTCGGGCTCGCCGTCGCCCGTGACCTCGCCGAGGCCGACGGAGGGCGGCTGGAGCTGCTCCAGGGGCGTCCGCCGGTCTTCGCGCTCTTCCTGGCCCGGGAGGGCGCCCCGGGGGCCGCCACACGCCCCGCGGAGGACGACCAGGGGCCGTCGCCGATACGGTGA
- a CDS encoding GtrA family protein yields the protein MSRLSALNARLRFLYREIAKFGIVGIAGIGVNLVVFNLLRNVTNLQTVRSSVVATAVAIAFNYVGFRYFTYRDRDRGGRGKEMGLFTFFSVIGLVIENGILYGATYGMGWDGPLANNFFKFAGIGVATLFRFWSYRTWVFRSLPAQAVEQAEAILSDAERQQRVNIARSAE from the coding sequence ATGAGTCGACTGAGCGCGTTGAACGCCCGACTGAGGTTCCTCTACCGCGAGATCGCCAAGTTCGGCATCGTCGGGATCGCCGGCATCGGCGTCAACCTGGTCGTGTTCAACCTGCTGCGCAACGTCACCAACCTGCAGACGGTCCGCTCCAGTGTCGTCGCCACCGCCGTCGCCATCGCCTTCAACTACGTGGGCTTCCGGTACTTCACCTACCGCGACCGGGACCGTGGCGGGCGCGGCAAGGAGATGGGCCTGTTCACGTTCTTCAGCGTGATCGGCCTGGTCATCGAGAACGGCATCCTGTACGGCGCGACCTACGGCATGGGCTGGGACGGCCCGCTGGCCAACAACTTCTTCAAGTTCGCCGGCATCGGCGTGGCCACGCTCTTCCGGTTCTGGTCCTACCGCACCTGGGTCTTCCGCTCGCTGCCGGCGCAGGCCGTGGAGCAGGCCGAGGCGATCCTCAGCGACGCCGAGCGGCAGCAGCGGGTCAACATCGCCCGCAGCGCCGAATAA